In the Syngnathus scovelli strain Florida chromosome 16, RoL_Ssco_1.2, whole genome shotgun sequence genome, one interval contains:
- the LOC125983602 gene encoding SEC14-like protein 1, whose translation MVREYQSPVRVYKHPFELIIAAYNKRFPKCTLIPVFVDSEIINESQSQDGSILVIERRCTIDIDAPRLLKRIAGIDYLYFIQKNTLNRRERTLVIEVLNETFSNRVISSECCKYTVHPENEEWTCFEQTASLDVKSFFGFESMAEKIAMKQYASSIEKGKEIIQYHLTELENEGITFIPRWTPSSPSGVVPGNCVKDDEDHHTEIATTSADDKLDADYIRRYLGDLTPLQESCLIRLRHWLQETNKGKSPKDQHVLRFLIATDFNFDKARELLCQSLTWRKQHQVDFLLNSWQRPQLLQDYYSGGWHHNDRDGRPLYILRLGHMDTKGLMRALTEEVLVQQAVAINEEGLRRCEENTALFGRPIWCWTCLVDLEGLNMRHLWRPGLKALLRIIEVVEANYPETLGRLLMLKAPRIFPVIWTLVSPLINENTRKKFLVYAASDYQGPGGLVDYIDQAFIPDFLGGECVCDIPDGGLVPKSLYRTAEELEMEDNGLLTESIYKSASIFKGAPYEILIEIVEASSVITWDFDVSKGDVLFNIYHSKRAPQSPKKDTIGTHAFTSLGSVNPQLLDKTWVLGRDYSLVEKSLTCREGESAQGSHITRWPGYYILQWCFHSAPAASASSLSYVDDVLASLQVCTHKCKIMYYTEVLASQDIRGSMTSLESSHSGFSQLSVSTTLSSQSHASSTVSR comes from the exons ATGGTTCGAGAATACCAGTCGCCTGTTCGGGTCTACAAACATCCATTTGAGTTGATAATAGCC GCTTACAACAAGAGATTCCCTAAGTGTACATTGATCCCAGTGTTTGTAGACAGCGAGATAATCAACGAGAGCCAAAGCCAGGATGGCTCCATACTGGTGATCGAGAGGCGCTGCACTATTGACATTGATGCACCTCGACTCCTCAAACGG ATTGCTGGCATAGACTACCTGTATTTCATCCAAAAGAACACCCTGAACCGCCGAGAGCGGACTCTCGTCATTGAGGTCCTGAATGAAACGTTTTCCAACAGGGTCATTTCGTCTGAGTGCTGCAAATACACG GTTCATCCCGAGAATGAGGAATGGACATGTTTTGAGCAGACAGCTAGTCTTGATGTTAAATCTTTTTTTGGCTTTGAAAGCATGGCAGAGAAGATAGCAATGAAACAATATGCTAGTAGCATCGAAAAG GGTAAAGAAATTATCCAGTATCACCTGACAGAGCTGGAAAACGAGGGAATAACGTTTATACCTCGTTGGACTCCATCGTCTCCTTCGGGAGTCGTTCCTGGAAATTGTGTGAAAGATGACGAGGACCACCACACAGAAATAGCAACTACCTCTGCTGATG ACAAGTTGGATGCTGATTACATCAGACGTTACCTTGGTGATTTAACACCTCTGCAGGAAAGCTGCCTTATTCGACTGCGGCACTGGCTCCAGGAAACCAACAAGGGCAAG AGTCCAAAGGATCAGCATGTTCTTCGTTTTCTGATAGCCACAGATTTTAACTTTGACAAAGCTCGAGAGCTTCTGTGCCAATCGCTTACATGGAGGAAACAACATCAAGTGGATTTCCTACTGAACTCATGGCAGCGTCCTCAACTTCTCCAGGATTATTACAGTGGAGGCTGGCACCACAATGACAGAG aTGGCCGACCTCTCTACATATTGCGATTGGGTCACATGGACACAAAAGGTTTGATGCGAGCTTTAACAGAGGAGGTGCTGGTTCAACAG GCCGTCGCCATCAATGAAGAGGGACTTCGGCGCTGTGAGGAAAACACGGCACTCTTTGGTCGACCAATCTG GTGCTGGACGTGCCTGGTGGATCTGGAGGGTCTTAACATGCGTCATCTGTGGAGACCTGGACTAAAGGCTCTTCTGAGGATCATTGAAGTTGTGGAGGCCAACTACCCTGAGACACTGGGTCGCCTGCTCATGCTGAAAGCCCCCAGAATATTTCCCGTCATCTGGACCTTG GTCAGCCCTCTGATCAATGAAAACACCCGTAAGAAGTTTCTTGTGTATGCTGCAAGTGACTACCAAGGTCCAGGAGGTTTGGTGGACTACATTGACCAAGCGTTTATTCCTGACTTTTTAGGAGGAGAATGCGTG TGTGACATTCCAGATGGAGGTTTAGTCCCCAAGTCTTTGTATAGGACAGCAGAGGAGCTGGAGATGGAAGACAATGGATTATTGACAGAATCCATATATAAAAGTGCCAGTATTTTCAAGGGAGCTCCATATGAG ATTTTGATTGAGATCGTGGAAGCATCTTCTGTCATCACTTGGGACTTTGATGTATCTAAAGGAGACGTGCTCTTCAACATCTACCATTCAAAAAGGGCTCCACAATCACCAAAAAAAGACACAATCGGCACACACGCTTTTACATCCTTAGGCTCTGTCAATCCGCAGCTATTAGACAAGACCTGGGTACTGGGTCGGGACTACAGCCTGGTGGAGAAATCCCTTACATGCAGGGAGGGGGAGAGTGCACAG GGCTCCCACATCACTCGCTGGCCTGGTTACTACATCCTCCAGTGGTGCTTTCACAGCGCCCCGGCCGCCTCGGCCTCCAGTTTGTCTTACGTGGATGACGTGCTGGCTTCTCTGCAGGTCTGCACCCACAAATGTAAAATCATGTATTATACCGAGGTGCTGGCTTCCCAAGACATCAG gggatCCATGACCAGCCTAGAGTCCAGTCATAGTGGTTTTTCTCAACTTAGCGTGTCCACTACTCTTTCTAGCCAATCACACGCCAGCTCAACTGTCTCAAGGTAG